The sequence TGCGATCATGCTTCCCATCATTTCGCAGGATGGTGGTATAAGGCTCATTTAAAAgtgatatcaccatgcatgctgcagggcatgaatggcactgatgtttaatgatTGGCTGTCATTATATTGTGGTCCCTGCATGTAGGGTAGGTACCAATGCACCTTGGTAGATTCCAAACACAATTATCTAAGGTTTTTAATGGCTTTTTTGATTAGAACATGTTTAGGTCCATTATTTTTTTTAAAGGTTATAAAGTGCACTTTTGTAGTTAATGAATTTTATATGTTTCAGATACATGTTTGGATTTGGAGTCATTCCTTCAATAGTGATGGGTGTTTGtctgttgtttttgtttgagaCTCCACGATGGTTGGTGTTTCATGGTAAAGTGGACAAAGCTCGGGAAGTGATAAGGAAGATTCGTAGTGATGATGTGGTAGAGGAAGAACTAGGTTGACTTCTAAAAATGCCATAGGTAAGAATAAGGGTCATGAGGTGGGGTGTACTTGGCTGCAATCATGGTCATGATATGCGTatcctaatatatatatatatgtgcaaTTTCAAGATCAACTAGCGACCGTATCGTACGATCGTATAATGAGCAGAATATTTGGCGTTTGCTTAAGAATTTGCATTTGGCAAGTGTTTAGTTTGACAAAATACATGTCTAATAAAGTGGATTCCCAAATtgtgtaactagctacatggCTTCTCGTTTACAAAGATGTATAGGCGCTTACCTCATTGCTACATGGCTGGCCTATAGTGGAGAGACTCTTTCATGCAAAACGATTTATTCAATCCACAGCAGCCATCCTAAAAGGAAATGAAGTGATTGGGAACATTCTCTGTGCAAGTCATGTGTATCTTCACTTTCTTCCAGTATTAGAGTACAACTTTGATATTACAGACAATCGTAAAATTGTTTGCTGGCTGAGGTTCAGTGTATCAATGACAAAAATTTAGTGCAGACTGTGTCTCCCAAACAGATAAAGTATTTAGTTATTCTAATAGCTAGGTATTCCCAACACTCTCACTACCGCTACTGTATGTATCTTAATTTGTATCAGATTTGACGAAACTCCACTTGGTTATTCTTTTGACAACCTTCAATATCATCATACTTGATGAGATCTCATGCCTGTTCAATAGgttaaaatattagaaacactAATAATAAACTAAGCATCCACCAAATTGCTGATTTTAATTCCAcaccaaaatttctgctcataTGGTATCTACCACGTTTTCCTTATTTCATGTATCAGCTCTCAAATAGGTACTATTTAGTAGCACTGTAGTGCAGTACTGTTTGTATGCAATTGACATTTGTTTACTATTGTGAGTGACACCTCCACTGTACTTAGACTAAACTGGTTGTCAAAATGGCACACACAACTGTCAAAAATGTCCATTTCAGACAGTCCAATTTTTAAGGTGCAGGTTATACATGCTAGTCAAAGTGGTATGTACAACCACTAAaatagtatatgtgactgaatttgacaaaacaaggcttcgacgcacaaagctttgttaggagatatggcgattttaaggaatcattgtgtaataacttcccagtgcctacagctgtacaaacaaaatttgcaccaattattcctCTGTTTACTAGCTATcgctgagtgggtgtatacatttctgatacccaaaatttgccctgtgtttggcagcttttttcgagcgggtaataatatcacaggtggtagtaatagggtgggagggtgggggtggacggtggtcttaatataggggtataaaatgaagtaagaagacgattggaatccagaggctaagtttgggctctccatggccctcaaattactccaaattgactgagaacactattggcaagctatctgtgaagtcccagctcactacacaccattatcacaaagccatggccatttaatggcgccaatctcccactcgtggctttgacagggtcagaagaaagctgctacagaaaccagacttgccagtgctgaaggaagtacagtgtgaaatatgatagtgtattagaccagcaatccatttctggtaaaatcgtaagtttgattttgtgtatgtggaagccttgttatatgaaatccggtcacatatatagctcATATGTATGCCCTCAATCCTTGGGCATGTAGCCCTCACACTTTGGGCATAGTTGTCAGGAAAATCCCTTTTATCCTTGTTACAGCTTTtgctttatttttaaattatataCTATAGGTATAATTCACTTCATCAAGAATGTGTTTCACAGCAGGATATTACTGTATACCATGTTCATTGGTTGTAGTCTTCAGATCTTTCAAGTATTCAGTGGAATGAATATTATACTATCATATAGTTCTGGTATCCTAAAGACAGTTGGTTTCAGTCTAAGAGAAGCTATTTGGTTTTCAGCAGTGCCTACTGGTGTTAACCTCATTATGAAGATACTTAGTGCTTTTTTGGTAGAGAGAACTGGTCGAAGGAAACTGTACAATGCATCAGGTTTATGTATTACATTATGCCTTACTCTTTTAGCAACTTCTTTCCTTCTCGGCAACAACAGTAGTCCTTCTGCCGTTCCTTTACATGAAGGTGGAAGATGTGATTTTAAGAAGTGTGGAAGTTGTGTAACAAATTCTCATTGTGGCTTTTGTACTGTGAAAGTTGATGGAGAATATTTGTATGGTACTTGTAGTGAAGGTAGTAAAGATCATGCTGATGTTAGGGTGAATAACAGTCAGTGTGTTACATGGAATGAAACTGTATGGACTAATGGAACATCTAACATCACATCAGAATGGTACTTTGATCATTGTCCTGATAATAAATTTGCAATATTCTCACTGGTGGTTATGATATTACTAGTAGCATCCACATCATCCGGACTTGTCACACTTCCTTGGGTGATAAACTCAGAAATATATCCTACATGGGCAAGGGGATCAGCTGTGTCTTTAGCTTCCATTTTGAGTTGGGCTTTTAGTATATTCATAGTACTGACGTTTTTATCCCTGGTCAATGCACTGGGATTACCACTTGTAGTCTTCATGTATGCTCTAGTAACCTTTATTGGAGTCTTGTTTGCCATATTTTTGCTTCCTGAAACAAGTAAACAGTCATTGGAGAAAATTGAAACATTGTTTTCTACACCATACTTCTTAACGTGGTGTGATAACCATCACTGTTGTGGGAAGCACAAGAATTTGTACTCTGTTGTTGAAATGGAAGAGCAAACTACTGATCAAATCTAGCctattgtttaattatttatttattctatataatatatagaatatgtatatatgtaactaCACACAAGTCAGTATTGCTTGCACTCATTGAAATTCTATTATTTGTGTAATTGACTTAAACTAGTGTctataaaatattctaataaaacagtcaacccTCCTGgctagagttactgactgtccTTAGAGTGTATCAAATGACATGCAATTCATAGAAGAATTTATAGTATATTATTCTACCTATCACACTTAGTGCTAAGTACCTAACTCCAGTTGAAACCGTTTCTTGTGATGGCCTAAAAGTCAGTGTGAGCATCCAACTATTTATCATTAGCAATGATTACTTTGTAAACATTGCACCTGTCTAAATGTGATTATTTCATTATAGAGTATTTTAATTTCAAAAGCTACCTTGTGAGCTTAGCAGCAACCACTATAATCATTGTTcttaataatatgtgaccagatcaaCCATAATATGGTTGTATTTTATTAGTTCCAGATCTAGGGCGTTTTAGTTTACCTATATTTATGGAATACAAGAAAGCTTCTGAGAAGTGTAACAGTGCAGCACCACATAGCTAGACCTTAAAATTCTAATGCATGATCATGACCATATGGGTAAAAGCTGCAGCTGGTTGCATATGTAGTGCTAGTTTTACAAACCTCcttccatgcatgcatggcagcacaggaaatttttaaagAAATGACAATACGGGTGTAAGCCTGGAAACTACACATTGTCATTTTGACTGGTAGCCTAATATTACAAGGTCATAGCCAGGTGGATACAATATTTCTAAAAAGATTATTGTGCTAATCAGGACTTACTTTTGCACAAGCACTGCTGGTGGGGACAACTCTCACATCAGCAGCATTCTATGATGTGACTAGATATTGATAGACTtctatagtatgtatgtgttgagctggatccttaaaaacatttaataactcatggatgcaattacacacgatcttgaaatttggctcatttgtagtactgtttgacccactaaaaatattgcaaaatcttcattcaaatgtctgacctATAgctaatatttacagccaatcaaaaattttattatacattgcctatgtggaagccataaaagtacaatgtccattacagccctttcctgaacttaaAATGGAGCCAAagtgtacgtgtctgttgttgatacctttactgtcaccattaaccatctggttggctgaaatgtttactctctgcgtgtattgggtggggaaaacaCCCAATACAcgttttccccacccaatacacggaaaaaagcggtctggccacgcgagactatcaCTTTACAGCTTACTGATAAATTAGTGTGGCTCCTggtgtgatactgtttgtagGCATACGTGTACTCCACGTTTACAAACAATGTCACACATTCCCGATAATAAAAGTGGGAGTAGCTCACTAAAGAAGCTCAAATTCGCAGATTGCTACTACTTTGGCAATCTGTATGACGCGTAAAAATCTA comes from Dysidea avara chromosome 4, odDysAvar1.4, whole genome shotgun sequence and encodes:
- the LOC136253683 gene encoding proton myo-inositol cotransporter hmit-1.2-like; the protein is MPLPPVDADIRDLVRSKDFSSRNSTSITTLQTKYIGAIVASASLGCLLWGYHISIMAGAMLLIDDHYDLNVLWHEIIVSMLLGGATIGAAIAGWLSDKFGRWKMMMCTAVLYGVGAIIMATSFSKFCLVVGRAIAGLALGLYSVIGPVYVSEMSPSHIRGNLGLANYISSGVGLFSGSVSSGLFSIDSEHAYTFGWRYMFGFGVIPSIVMGVCLLFLFETPRWLVFHGKVDKAREVIRKIRSDDVVEEELGIIHFIKNVFHSRILLYTMFIGCSLQIFQVFSGMNIILSYSSGILKTVGFSLREAIWFSAVPTGVNLIMKILSAFLVERTGRRKLYNASGLCITLCLTLLATSFLLGNNSSPSAVPLHEGGRCDFKKCGSCVTNSHCGFCTVKVDGEYLYGTCSEGSKDHADVRVNNSQCVTWNETVWTNGTSNITSEWYFDHCPDNKFAIFSLVVMILLVASTSSGLVTLPWVINSEIYPTWARGSAVSLASILSWAFSIFIVLTFLSLVNALGLPLVVFMYALVTFIGVLFAIFLLPETSKQSLEKIETLFSTPYFLTWCDNHHCCGKHKNLYSVVEMEEQTTDQI